In Haloplanus vescus, a single genomic region encodes these proteins:
- a CDS encoding cell division protein ZapB yields the protein MTLSESAIREYYRRANPVYEALATVKDYPTIGLNDFVGWYIKRDHDDVEAIKAGYPQRGRVARLDRDYDEIHDRLERTLYAVTTYKTPSAFQQWEPCRYDESEETTVWQDEPPTPGYADLRAVPAWGDIDLADDIKPQRGDLNAETQALVERTLDAYVDEYATLYGTRDAVYALDSVGGAYVFGAPEATLPIADHFSEDPDALERVYDEFLDRSNVWLQEAEARVNERVDGAGDVIQPDWVNNKNRQYKPPLSIHADHDAVVTPIATDDVRYELRPFETVDDTLIEQAVSWADDLTRVEHTDCVDSLVATLWPDLYEDHDGWRATLKAWVEAERERERERQRQREAALQRREERLAELDGTLEGRPISPFKEDVYEAVENIDITEIARHYASDAYDTDPNQPRPQFDPCWRHSESGQSCFVDEQANTFGDSKVNGGGGPAKLMALATGIVADADANLDGEDYWAAVDELRSVGYDIPVWIPEAGSDRVDGGSYDQMPFWAVRKAAVALEVCPEDAFVDREGENGTYEGFPGYETYNETLEAIETAGLKHGRERVTPDENAAGDESEPASTASASDERSGDLDQAHLREKNRLLAAKVERLEAKLEGKSERIEELETEVDQLRTELTTVRFERDRLEAVLKERGFGQEPSQEGREEQSPLDKARRVLSFGE from the coding sequence ATGACGCTCTCCGAATCAGCTATCCGCGAGTACTACCGTCGTGCCAACCCCGTCTACGAGGCACTGGCGACCGTCAAGGACTACCCGACCATCGGGCTGAACGACTTCGTCGGATGGTACATCAAACGCGACCACGACGACGTCGAGGCGATCAAGGCCGGGTATCCGCAGCGCGGGCGGGTTGCCCGCCTCGATCGTGACTACGACGAGATCCACGACCGCCTCGAACGGACGCTCTACGCCGTCACCACCTACAAGACACCGTCCGCCTTCCAGCAGTGGGAACCCTGTCGCTACGACGAGTCCGAGGAGACGACTGTCTGGCAGGATGAGCCCCCGACCCCCGGGTATGCCGACCTCCGGGCGGTTCCCGCCTGGGGCGATATCGACCTCGCCGACGACATCAAGCCCCAGCGAGGCGACCTCAATGCCGAGACACAGGCGCTCGTCGAGCGAACGCTCGACGCCTACGTCGACGAGTATGCGACGCTCTACGGCACGCGGGACGCGGTGTATGCGTTGGACTCCGTTGGGGGCGCGTACGTCTTCGGGGCACCGGAGGCCACGCTCCCGATTGCGGACCACTTCAGCGAGGATCCGGATGCGCTCGAACGAGTGTACGACGAGTTCCTCGACCGCTCGAACGTATGGCTCCAGGAGGCAGAGGCCCGCGTGAACGAACGCGTCGACGGCGCCGGCGACGTCATCCAGCCCGACTGGGTGAACAACAAGAACCGCCAGTACAAGCCGCCACTCTCGATCCACGCCGATCACGATGCCGTCGTCACGCCCATCGCGACCGACGACGTCCGCTACGAGCTCCGTCCGTTCGAGACCGTCGATGACACCCTTATCGAGCAGGCGGTCAGCTGGGCTGATGATCTCACGCGAGTCGAGCACACGGATTGTGTCGACTCGCTGGTCGCGACACTCTGGCCGGATCTGTACGAGGACCACGACGGGTGGCGGGCAACGCTGAAGGCGTGGGTCGAAGCGGAGCGTGAGCGGGAACGTGAACGTCAGCGACAACGTGAGGCGGCGCTCCAGCGACGTGAGGAGCGGTTGGCAGAACTCGACGGTACCCTCGAAGGCCGGCCCATTTCGCCGTTCAAAGAGGACGTCTACGAGGCTGTCGAGAACATCGATATCACCGAGATTGCCCGTCACTACGCGAGCGATGCCTACGATACGGATCCAAACCAGCCGCGGCCGCAGTTCGATCCGTGCTGGCGCCACAGTGAGAGTGGTCAGTCCTGTTTCGTCGACGAGCAGGCCAACACCTTCGGCGATTCAAAGGTGAACGGTGGGGGTGGGCCGGCGAAACTGATGGCGCTCGCGACGGGGATCGTTGCCGACGCCGATGCGAACCTGGATGGCGAAGACTACTGGGCTGCCGTCGACGAACTCCGGAGCGTCGGCTATGACATCCCGGTGTGGATCCCGGAGGCTGGATCAGACCGTGTCGACGGCGGGTCCTACGACCAGATGCCCTTCTGGGCCGTTCGGAAAGCAGCTGTCGCGCTCGAGGTTTGTCCCGAGGACGCGTTCGTCGATCGTGAGGGAGAGAATGGAACCTACGAGGGATTCCCCGGCTACGAAACATACAACGAGACGCTGGAAGCCATCGAAACAGCAGGGCTGAAACACGGTCGAGAGCGAGTTACCCCTGATGAGAACGCGGCTGGCGATGAATCGGAGCCAGCCAGTACTGCCTCTGCGAGCGACGAGCGATCTGGTGACCTAGATCAAGCTCATCTTCGCGAAAAGAACCGGCTGTTGGCAGCGAAGGTTGAACGTCTCGAAGCTAAACTGGAGGGGAAATCAGAGCGAATCGAGGAATTAGAGACGGAGGTCGACCAACTCCGAACGGAACTCACGACCGTCCGCTTCGAACGCGACCGTCTGGAGGCCGTACTCAAAGAGCGCGGGTTCGGTCAGGAGCCGAGTCAAGAAGGCCGGGAGGAACAGTCGCCTCTTGACAAGGCAAGGCGGGTTCTTTCGTTCGGTGAATAG
- a CDS encoding sacsin N-terminal ATP-binding-like domain-containing protein: MDTQAGVTSRISQLCHEEYIELLSGLNNRTAWNREGDLGYGNQVVSAAHDNRTILELIQNARDAIVESEEETNGRVAVIVGPESLLIANSGEPFHLDDDDVFEAVTSLGRSAKAKERDSIGEKGVGLKSILQLSEAFSIHSSVDGEDFSATFSRAKSAQMVLSMYERLLDTDSFVDRLGVTETQSDFLDTGRFSFSDQSVVPDSIDIDELVDQLLNEPRQPPPTPVDILTDIPRISLFRYPFLQNDTQADSTPLQTHLIRDNVSSANLSKRVDPQLADWLDEYRGDFSTVVELEYLDDQWRDLLDHIESVLTTSDKEGAATFTNRRSSEPVDRAAFCERRRREFWEECTDISPETLILLEEIEELDLIQVTHDETGQLQIIDRHQVCIDQADQRSIDEHSNTTRRSVDYTVQTADGTSQTRQYRRYTRTYDEIVPNDDQDERDEIHLLFERPPESTDDWNPSPKPLYLHYPIEKATTPFPFVVHAPFRVEFDRQSLADDQQNLQILDRLPDLIADAGTDLARGDERGASRDGFRQWMPWMTMPLRGEPSSGSGTPLTESVQEAVTLLQDSPIVPTDDTDAQCPRDTLLDPERIRGFETLRRDAPEAPLPAETVIESGDTWSQRVSTLQGDTEHTFRQCARRLGLTEVLERLFDDDTGNARGCIDILCEYWGLSGSAVSSGRWAVPVERVEHAEAYFETICSILTSASEGDELDLDDDSDVKRAAGRLGEKRVPLIPAEAHQANDTDASNGVTHLVRARSRGDTRQGHGAQRSERIVFRRTGSSQTSESIISELPSPPTTLPVFVVPFRTEWIGPLESFNRDWGTRNLDSPAEFYRRVAAEAGGYSGERTSDSSVIGYLSTLYETVTRGQIAKWLHPIPNRNRRFDEVEATLTGAKTNKLPSDYDDYLERRYTQQVELPIGHQDGQDETLPAEQIVFGTEWVSEFEAAADILEGIDSSSDRFFDAGSHEESRATTFRRWAAVIEKASSVTPSETPTLAEPESDYWQRVFGSWSSSEGLQRVLRLDFLIHLGVQIGPRIDWRWVLPTRGDDDREAGTISVADAQNLARGEPLNEDDGFDVPDEVLDTYTDVMWRSDNHPAFTATHSTGCGNNWLECDEETWAANDSQEALMPVWWYFPDLPQISDGRAREKYRDAILLLWPDLAETVANSAWLCSNWHSFSESPDGAAIPSLGTVQLAQAELWPVDSQFEDEGGNDRLTVEDGTTASAEKLIFDDAEQVRGAAQYLPRVDSSKLEQRLAPTSGSEAVDISSALRILGIREIDNLTPPMAAQRLNWFIGQFAVEKTPGQNPFDISASWSARALSVPIDALMRRLASGQTLADRLDERPEIRRWIRRDIWRLGTTVRITEGRNSKALKIGAEAPAPGAPSIAQQPVIFTQPLSSFSRDRLVRDARPFVERPSDSTEVARLLGTESSADEEATTVTFGIIIESEPPSPRPVSGGEVESGTDRLDTLRETLRQRQQYLLAAYLEQATAPDLEEKHDQLSAVVENRIAIVARDDDDDTQRNSAQWEPADGAKDGGLHIALFEDAVKRVDGDAIPPYLTADGIVQVLEQFDLADTFENVLFKGESALETEYRSALEEVRAEINELRTQRLEVIHHTLQGLVSTIAPTVSLTEGDELTVNARVTLNELHRLEDDPAAVTKSTLLQSWLNTLTEKCGFDNEVAIECIRAAATDDEAVRHRITYQLDQSVNSIDIDALVKAGYRWQTLETWPSAKGTAPVESYSTTIQRFRRFWNAVGRYEDEGEATLERAAKDAREATPAPKPNRRVAQFVPHAETLPSDICEVRLGALPYLKSTPEPLEHLRGAVRKWGRTEWEDLKQSDVIYTDQTIEERMESLIEAATTPNGGDKAFETALAKFYGTTSDYATDEGRTREDLTNEWLQGRDESLDSLASQISADGSASGGGSPTIGDSSGGEYGQPNVGIDARGREGELICLNRAWQRFQAAPVSVRSSILDRLETWRGHDRWRLKSVDEIATSWTSSGAVEATSPADVLRTKNLAETSDTRMAFHALFDTSAERGPGFDLIDPFAAMPETESVVSWTPEWMYRVESKAVAAERMRSGRIKLTGNELRMALRPGPLSPDDANTDQVRAFRYIIRLVGFSTDWRSDNDRTVNLLDIDNVDEFVGIEREEREILEKLRGGSFYISFYTEG, encoded by the coding sequence ATGGACACGCAGGCAGGTGTCACCAGTCGTATATCTCAGCTCTGCCACGAGGAATACATCGAACTTCTGAGTGGGCTCAATAACCGAACCGCCTGGAATCGAGAAGGCGATCTTGGGTACGGGAACCAAGTCGTGTCTGCCGCACACGACAACCGCACTATTCTGGAGCTAATTCAAAATGCTCGAGACGCGATTGTCGAGAGTGAGGAAGAGACCAATGGACGAGTCGCAGTTATTGTGGGGCCAGAATCACTACTAATTGCCAACTCCGGTGAGCCATTTCATTTAGACGACGATGACGTGTTCGAGGCAGTCACATCTCTGGGACGTTCTGCCAAAGCAAAGGAACGGGATTCGATCGGGGAGAAGGGAGTCGGACTAAAATCGATTTTACAGCTGAGTGAAGCATTCAGCATTCACTCAAGCGTGGACGGTGAGGATTTCTCGGCTACGTTCTCTCGGGCGAAGAGTGCGCAAATGGTTCTCTCGATGTATGAAAGATTACTCGATACCGATTCTTTCGTCGACCGTCTCGGAGTCACCGAGACCCAGTCGGATTTCTTAGACACAGGCCGCTTTTCATTCTCCGATCAAAGTGTCGTCCCGGATAGTATCGATATAGACGAACTGGTGGATCAACTCCTCAATGAGCCGAGACAACCGCCGCCGACCCCTGTAGATATTCTCACAGACATTCCCCGGATCTCCCTGTTCCGTTATCCGTTCCTACAGAACGATACTCAAGCGGACTCAACGCCACTCCAGACACATCTCATTCGGGATAATGTATCGAGCGCGAACCTCTCCAAGCGAGTGGATCCTCAGTTAGCTGACTGGCTAGACGAGTATCGGGGTGATTTCTCAACGGTAGTCGAACTCGAGTACTTGGATGACCAGTGGCGTGATCTATTGGATCATATTGAGTCGGTCCTCACGACATCTGACAAAGAAGGAGCGGCAACATTCACAAACCGGCGTTCGTCAGAACCCGTGGATCGCGCTGCATTCTGCGAACGACGTCGGCGCGAATTCTGGGAAGAGTGCACTGATATCTCACCTGAAACGCTGATTCTCCTTGAAGAGATCGAAGAGCTCGACCTGATTCAGGTGACGCACGACGAGACAGGACAGCTTCAGATTATAGATCGGCATCAGGTTTGCATAGACCAGGCTGATCAACGCTCAATAGACGAACACTCCAATACGACTCGCAGGTCAGTCGATTATACGGTCCAGACCGCCGACGGTACCTCGCAGACTCGTCAGTATAGACGCTACACTCGAACATATGACGAGATTGTTCCGAATGACGACCAAGACGAACGGGACGAGATCCACCTACTGTTCGAACGGCCCCCCGAATCGACGGATGACTGGAACCCATCGCCAAAGCCACTCTACCTCCACTACCCGATAGAGAAGGCTACGACCCCGTTCCCGTTCGTCGTCCACGCACCATTCCGGGTCGAGTTCGATAGGCAGTCGCTCGCTGACGACCAACAAAATCTACAGATCCTTGACCGGCTTCCAGACTTAATTGCTGACGCCGGGACAGACTTGGCGAGGGGCGACGAGAGAGGAGCAAGCAGGGATGGATTCAGGCAGTGGATGCCTTGGATGACGATGCCGTTACGCGGGGAACCCAGTTCGGGTTCCGGGACGCCTCTAACCGAGAGCGTACAGGAGGCGGTCACGTTGCTTCAGGATTCTCCGATTGTTCCGACCGATGACACGGACGCACAATGCCCTCGGGATACCCTGCTTGATCCCGAGCGCATTCGAGGGTTCGAGACCCTTCGTCGAGACGCGCCCGAAGCACCGTTACCAGCCGAGACAGTCATTGAGTCGGGAGACACCTGGAGTCAACGTGTCTCTACATTACAGGGCGACACCGAGCATACATTTCGCCAGTGTGCGAGGAGGCTGGGCCTGACCGAGGTTCTGGAGCGTCTTTTCGACGATGACACCGGTAATGCCCGAGGCTGCATCGATATTCTGTGTGAGTACTGGGGGCTCAGTGGAAGCGCTGTTTCCTCTGGTAGGTGGGCGGTACCAGTTGAACGGGTTGAACACGCGGAGGCGTACTTCGAGACGATCTGTTCGATCCTCACATCAGCCTCTGAAGGTGATGAACTCGACTTAGACGACGATTCAGACGTGAAGCGAGCAGCGGGTCGGCTCGGGGAAAAAAGAGTCCCCCTCATACCCGCCGAAGCACACCAGGCTAACGACACTGATGCCTCTAATGGTGTCACACATCTCGTTCGTGCTCGCTCTCGCGGAGACACGCGGCAGGGACACGGAGCACAACGGAGCGAGCGTATTGTCTTTCGCCGAACCGGGAGTAGTCAGACGTCTGAGTCAATTATCTCAGAACTTCCATCCCCACCGACGACACTCCCCGTGTTCGTGGTCCCGTTCCGAACGGAATGGATCGGGCCACTCGAGAGTTTCAACCGGGACTGGGGGACCAGAAATCTGGATAGCCCTGCAGAATTCTACCGACGGGTTGCTGCAGAGGCTGGAGGATATTCGGGGGAGAGAACTTCCGATTCTAGCGTTATCGGTTATCTCTCGACACTCTACGAGACGGTAACACGTGGACAGATAGCGAAGTGGCTTCATCCAATCCCCAATCGGAATCGTCGATTCGACGAGGTAGAGGCCACATTAACTGGTGCCAAGACGAACAAATTGCCTTCCGACTACGATGACTATCTTGAGCGGCGCTACACCCAGCAGGTTGAATTGCCAATCGGACACCAGGACGGGCAGGACGAAACGCTTCCTGCCGAACAAATCGTATTCGGGACCGAATGGGTAAGCGAGTTCGAAGCAGCTGCAGATATTCTAGAAGGAATCGATTCGAGTTCAGATCGATTCTTCGACGCAGGGTCACACGAAGAGTCCCGAGCAACTACGTTTCGGCGATGGGCAGCGGTCATCGAGAAGGCGTCCAGCGTAACACCGTCCGAGACACCGACACTCGCGGAACCAGAAAGCGACTATTGGCAACGGGTGTTTGGAAGTTGGTCAAGTAGCGAGGGGCTCCAGCGGGTCTTGCGTCTGGACTTCCTGATTCATCTGGGCGTACAGATCGGCCCTCGAATCGATTGGCGATGGGTGTTGCCGACCAGAGGAGACGACGATCGTGAGGCAGGTACAATTAGCGTTGCCGATGCCCAGAATCTCGCTCGCGGAGAACCCCTCAACGAAGACGACGGATTCGACGTGCCAGACGAGGTTTTAGATACCTATACCGACGTCATGTGGCGGTCAGACAATCATCCTGCATTCACCGCCACCCACTCAACGGGCTGTGGAAACAACTGGCTGGAATGCGACGAGGAAACATGGGCTGCAAACGATTCGCAAGAGGCACTTATGCCGGTCTGGTGGTACTTCCCCGATCTACCTCAGATATCTGATGGTCGAGCTCGCGAGAAGTATCGGGACGCAATCTTGCTCCTATGGCCAGACCTTGCCGAAACAGTCGCTAACAGCGCGTGGCTCTGTAGCAACTGGCACTCGTTCAGCGAAAGCCCAGACGGGGCTGCTATCCCCAGCCTCGGAACCGTGCAATTAGCTCAAGCAGAGCTCTGGCCTGTCGACAGCCAATTCGAAGATGAGGGCGGGAATGACCGGCTTACAGTCGAGGATGGGACGACAGCTTCGGCAGAGAAATTGATCTTCGACGATGCAGAACAAGTCAGAGGGGCTGCTCAGTATTTGCCGCGAGTCGACAGTTCCAAACTCGAACAGAGGTTAGCTCCCACATCGGGGTCAGAGGCAGTGGATATTTCGTCAGCTCTCAGGATCCTCGGTATTCGAGAAATCGATAATTTGACCCCACCGATGGCAGCTCAGCGACTCAACTGGTTCATTGGGCAGTTCGCAGTGGAGAAGACACCAGGTCAGAACCCCTTCGATATATCGGCGAGCTGGTCCGCACGGGCGCTTTCTGTGCCCATCGACGCCCTGATGCGCCGGCTCGCTTCCGGACAGACACTCGCAGATCGACTCGACGAACGACCAGAGATTCGGCGCTGGATTCGGCGCGATATTTGGCGCCTCGGAACGACGGTTCGAATTACAGAAGGCCGCAACTCGAAAGCGCTTAAGATTGGTGCGGAAGCGCCCGCACCGGGGGCGCCGTCAATAGCACAGCAGCCGGTTATTTTCACACAACCACTCTCCTCGTTTTCACGTGATCGGTTGGTTCGGGACGCACGGCCGTTCGTCGAACGGCCTTCCGACTCGACAGAAGTTGCCCGCCTTCTTGGGACCGAAAGCTCTGCCGACGAAGAGGCGACGACAGTAACATTCGGGATAATCATAGAGAGCGAACCACCGTCTCCTCGACCAGTCAGTGGTGGTGAGGTCGAATCGGGGACGGATCGCCTCGACACCCTTCGGGAGACGCTTCGGCAGCGTCAACAGTACCTGTTGGCAGCATATCTCGAACAGGCAACAGCTCCAGACCTCGAAGAAAAGCACGATCAATTGTCTGCTGTCGTCGAGAACCGAATCGCGATCGTCGCACGTGACGACGATGACGATACGCAGCGTAATTCGGCACAATGGGAACCGGCTGACGGAGCCAAGGATGGAGGACTACATATCGCCCTTTTCGAAGACGCAGTGAAGCGTGTCGATGGTGACGCGATACCGCCGTACCTCACAGCAGATGGTATCGTCCAAGTACTCGAACAGTTCGACCTCGCAGATACCTTCGAGAACGTCTTGTTCAAAGGAGAGTCGGCACTGGAGACAGAGTATCGCTCGGCATTGGAGGAAGTTCGAGCGGAGATCAACGAGCTCCGTACACAGCGTCTTGAAGTTATCCACCACACTCTTCAGGGCCTCGTTTCGACGATTGCACCCACCGTATCCCTAACTGAAGGGGATGAACTCACTGTCAACGCGCGCGTAACGCTGAATGAGTTACACAGACTCGAAGATGACCCAGCCGCGGTTACTAAGAGCACGTTGCTCCAGTCGTGGCTCAACACGCTGACTGAGAAGTGTGGATTCGACAATGAGGTCGCTATCGAATGTATACGTGCCGCAGCCACCGACGATGAGGCGGTGCGACACCGGATCACCTACCAACTCGATCAGTCCGTTAACAGTATCGACATCGACGCACTCGTCAAGGCCGGGTATCGGTGGCAAACTCTCGAAACGTGGCCGTCGGCAAAGGGTACCGCTCCGGTGGAGTCATACAGCACGACTATACAACGATTTCGTCGGTTCTGGAATGCAGTCGGTAGGTACGAAGATGAGGGCGAGGCGACCCTCGAACGCGCAGCCAAAGATGCGCGAGAGGCTACACCGGCTCCAAAGCCAAATAGACGCGTCGCGCAATTCGTTCCGCACGCAGAAACGCTTCCATCCGACATTTGCGAGGTCCGGCTCGGCGCGTTGCCCTACCTCAAGTCAACGCCAGAACCGCTGGAACATCTCAGAGGCGCCGTCAGGAAATGGGGTCGCACAGAGTGGGAAGACCTGAAACAGTCGGATGTAATCTATACCGACCAGACCATCGAAGAGCGGATGGAGTCACTCATCGAAGCGGCGACGACTCCCAATGGCGGTGACAAAGCCTTTGAAACCGCGCTCGCGAAGTTCTACGGCACAACGAGTGACTACGCAACCGATGAGGGCCGAACGAGGGAAGATCTCACGAATGAGTGGCTTCAGGGGCGAGATGAGTCGCTCGATTCGCTCGCATCACAGATCTCAGCCGACGGCTCCGCTTCCGGAGGAGGTTCCCCAACCATCGGCGATTCCTCGGGGGGTGAGTACGGACAACCCAACGTCGGAATCGATGCAAGAGGCCGAGAGGGAGAATTAATTTGCTTGAATCGTGCGTGGCAGCGATTCCAAGCCGCACCAGTCAGCGTCCGTTCGTCGATTTTAGATCGCTTGGAAACGTGGCGTGGACACGACAGGTGGAGACTGAAGTCAGTCGACGAGATTGCAACATCGTGGACCAGTAGCGGCGCAGTGGAGGCCACCAGCCCTGCCGATGTGCTCCGGACAAAGAACCTGGCTGAGACGAGCGATACAAGGATGGCGTTCCACGCCCTGTTCGATACGTCTGCGGAACGAGGGCCAGGGTTTGACTTGATAGATCCCTTCGCGGCAATGCCAGAAACCGAGTCCGTCGTGTCTTGGACACCGGAGTGGATGTATCGGGTCGAGTCGAAAGCCGTCGCAGCGGAACGGATGCGAAGCGGCCGAATCAAATTAACCGGGAACGAGCTACGTATGGCGCTCCGTCCCGGACCGTTGTCCCCAGACGACGCAAACACGGACCAAGTGCGCGCATTCCGTTACATAATCCGACTCGTCGGTTTCTCAACCGACTGGCGAAGTGACAATGACCGCACTGTAAATCTCTTAGATATAGACAACGTCGACGAGTTCGTCGGTATCGAGCGAGAGGAGCGGGAGATTCTAGAAAAGCTTCGTGGTGGGTCGTTCTACATCAGCTTCTATACTGAGGGATAG